In Chrysoperla carnea chromosome 2, inChrCarn1.1, whole genome shotgun sequence, the following proteins share a genomic window:
- the LOC123292664 gene encoding twist-related protein-like has protein sequence MFVSTVNSHYQSDQSSYFTMNKSPSMHQPVLSPIPWIRNDIEYADLNVYNGQDLTNYLPKTLPGQEIQATKISHELPPSPEDSGEKQSMNNNYKQSRKRRRKTYRSNNNSSDSSSDVEFDDHSHGSKKQRTVANDRERKRTQQLNEALSSLRRIVPSLPADKLSKYQTIKLATQYIEFLWTLLKKQGNNKLEMNELNFAFTEWRVKSEFQRHHF, from the coding sequence atgtttgtttcaacAGTGAATTCGCATTATCAAAGTGATCAATCATCATATTTTACGATGAATAAATCACCGAGTATGCATCAACCTGTGTTATCCCCAATTCCATGGATTCggaatgatattgaatatgcgGATTTAAATGTATACAATGGTCAagatttaacaaattatttaccaaaaacATTACCTGGCCAAGAAATACAAGCAACAAAAATCAGCCACGAATTACCACCTTCACCAGAGGATAGTGGTGAAAAGCAATCgatgaataataattacaaacaatCACGAAAACGTCGTCGAAAAACGTATagaagtaataataattcatcagATTCCTCGTCGGACGTTGAATTCGATGATCATTCTCATGGCTCGAAAAAACAACGTACTGTGGCTAATGATCGAGAACGAAAACGTACACAACAGTTGAATGAAGCACTTTCAAGTTTACGACGCATAGTACCATCGTTACCGGcagataaattatcaaaatatcaaacGATAAAATTAGCAACACAATATATCGAATTTTTATGGACATTATTGAAGAAACAagggaataataaattggagatgaatgaattaaattttgcatttacaGAATGGCGGGTAAAATCTGAATTTCAAAGACATCATTTTTGA